A region of Streptomyces sp. WMMC500 DNA encodes the following proteins:
- a CDS encoding acyltransferase translates to MRDAVPRAAAPVTRDRGIDALRAVAILGVVLGHWLVTALVVDSGTVRAASPLQYTPALTPASWVFQTLAVFFFVGGYVAARGSASTGAARALRPRRLRARLGRLFRPVGALLAVWAAVLGVLLAGGAGYVTVRALGKLALSPLWFLPVFAALTAATPVAARLHPLWPLAVVGCVDLWRLRFDGPPALGWVNVAAGWLVPYALGARGARRGLPGRRTAWALLGCGAAATAGLVRYAGYPAAMVGVPGAEVSNLNPPTLAAVTFGLAQCGAALLLLGPLRRVLRRPAAWAAVALLNLSAMTVFLWHQTAMMAVSALGLLAGGPLPGLHTVPDGGGWVPARLLWLPAFAAVLLVCRAAFQPYEHPYERSPRGT, encoded by the coding sequence GTGCGTGACGCCGTGCCACGCGCCGCCGCTCCGGTCACCCGCGACCGCGGGATCGACGCCCTGCGCGCCGTCGCCATCCTCGGCGTCGTGCTCGGCCACTGGCTGGTCACCGCCCTCGTCGTCGACAGCGGCACCGTGCGCGCCGCCAGCCCGCTCCAGTACACGCCCGCGCTGACACCCGCCTCCTGGGTCTTTCAGACCCTGGCCGTCTTCTTCTTCGTCGGCGGTTACGTCGCCGCCCGCGGCTCCGCCTCGACCGGCGCCGCCCGGGCCCTCCGCCCCCGCCGGCTCCGCGCCCGGCTCGGCCGGCTCTTCCGGCCCGTCGGCGCCCTGCTCGCGGTGTGGGCGGCGGTGCTCGGCGTGCTGCTGGCGGGCGGCGCCGGGTACGTGACCGTGCGGGCCCTCGGCAAGCTCGCGCTGTCGCCGCTGTGGTTCCTGCCGGTGTTCGCCGCGCTGACCGCGGCGACCCCCGTGGCCGCCCGGCTGCACCCGCTGTGGCCGCTGGCCGTGGTCGGCTGCGTGGACCTGTGGCGGCTGCGGTTCGACGGGCCGCCCGCGCTGGGCTGGGTGAACGTCGCGGCGGGCTGGCTCGTGCCGTACGCCCTGGGCGCGCGCGGCGCCCGCCGCGGGCTGCCGGGGCGGCGTACGGCGTGGGCGCTGCTCGGCTGCGGTGCGGCGGCGACGGCGGGGCTGGTGCGGTACGCCGGCTACCCCGCGGCCATGGTCGGCGTGCCCGGTGCCGAGGTCTCCAACCTGAACCCGCCGACCCTCGCCGCCGTCACCTTCGGCCTCGCCCAGTGCGGCGCCGCGCTGCTGCTGCTCGGGCCGCTGCGCCGGGTGCTGCGGCGGCCGGCGGCGTGGGCGGCGGTGGCGCTGCTCAACCTGTCGGCGATGACGGTCTTCCTCTGGCACCAGACGGCGATGATGGCGGTCTCGGCTCTCGGCCTGCTCGCGGGCGGCCCGCTGCCGGGGCTGCACACGGTGCCGGACGGGGGCGGCTGGGTGCCGGCCCGGCTGCTGTGGCTGCCGGCGTTCGCGGCGGTGCTGCTGGTGTGCCGGGCGGCCTTCCAGCCGTACGAGCATCCGTACGAGAGAAGTCCGCGAGGTACCTAG
- a CDS encoding histidine kinase encodes MAKRPADGLRTVMRALRADLWTTAVSPAPRTPPATAGRSRLREWLPALAVPAVLVLAALHIAATNQYAFGYDMGMRVASLLAALQSAAVLVAVVRPVLAWWVATAVMPVVARYADVSAPGPDAMFPWTATGLVLQAAVLFAVALRCRPRIAAETLAISVLAGLGYGLFATGDTEGVPFAVLVLGLCAGGGVALRGRRVARTELAAQEELTAEERARRVLLQERTRIARELHDVVAHHMSVISIQAQVAPHLVRDPPAELRENLAGIRASAVEALTELRRVLGVLRADDGGTGGTGAAETPGAPALHPHDVRHAPQPTLDRLGDLAAAVRRAGVGVDTRTTGEPYALPPGIELSAYRIVQEALSNVARHAPGARARVEIGYHPAGLTVRVANTAPERAAPPWAGAGHGLLGMRERAAMLGGELAAGTIPDGGYEVTAILPVAPPAAPATPDGEDTP; translated from the coding sequence ATGGCGAAGCGACCGGCCGACGGGCTCCGCACGGTGATGCGGGCGCTGCGCGCGGACCTGTGGACGACGGCCGTCAGCCCGGCGCCACGTACGCCACCGGCCACCGCCGGGCGCTCCCGGCTGCGCGAGTGGCTGCCGGCGCTGGCCGTGCCGGCCGTGCTGGTGCTCGCGGCCCTGCACATCGCCGCCACCAACCAGTACGCCTTCGGCTACGACATGGGCATGCGCGTCGCCAGCCTGCTCGCCGCACTGCAGTCCGCGGCTGTCCTCGTCGCGGTCGTCCGGCCGGTGCTCGCCTGGTGGGTCGCGACGGCGGTCATGCCGGTGGTCGCGCGGTACGCGGACGTCTCCGCCCCCGGCCCGGACGCGATGTTCCCGTGGACCGCCACCGGGCTCGTGCTGCAGGCCGCGGTGCTCTTCGCGGTGGCGCTGCGGTGCCGGCCGCGGATCGCGGCCGAGACGCTGGCGATCAGCGTGCTGGCCGGCCTCGGCTACGGCCTGTTCGCCACCGGCGACACCGAGGGCGTGCCGTTCGCCGTGCTGGTCCTCGGCCTGTGCGCCGGCGGCGGCGTCGCGCTGCGCGGGCGCCGGGTGGCCCGTACGGAACTGGCGGCGCAGGAGGAGCTGACCGCGGAGGAGCGGGCCCGGCGCGTTCTGCTGCAGGAGCGCACCAGGATCGCGCGGGAGCTGCACGACGTGGTCGCGCACCACATGTCGGTGATCTCCATCCAGGCGCAGGTCGCGCCGCACCTGGTGCGGGATCCGCCGGCGGAGCTGAGGGAGAACCTCGCGGGGATCCGCGCGAGCGCCGTCGAGGCGCTGACCGAGCTGCGCCGGGTGCTGGGCGTGCTCCGCGCCGACGACGGCGGCACGGGCGGCACGGGGGCCGCGGAAACCCCCGGCGCCCCCGCGCTCCACCCCCACGACGTGCGCCACGCCCCGCAGCCCACCCTCGACCGCCTCGGCGACCTCGCCGCCGCCGTGCGCCGCGCCGGGGTCGGCGTCGACACCCGGACCACCGGCGAGCCGTACGCGCTGCCGCCCGGCATCGAGCTGTCCGCGTACCGCATCGTGCAGGAAGCGCTCAGCAACGTGGCCCGGCACGCGCCCGGGGCCCGCGCCCGGGTCGAGATCGGCTACCACCCCGCCGGGCTCACGGTCCGCGTCGCCAACACCGCGCCCGAGCGCGCCGCCCCGCCCTGGGCGGGCGCGGGGCACGGGCTGCTCGGGATGCGGGAGCGGGCGGCGATGCTGGGCGGCGAGCTGGCCGCCGGCACCATCCCCGACGGCGGCTACGAGGTCACGGCGATACTGCCCGTGGCGCCGCCCGCCGCGCCCGCGACCCCGGACGGTGAGGACACCCCGTGA
- a CDS encoding response regulator transcription factor has translation MTNIRVLIADDQVMVRQGFTVLLDAEPGIEVVGQAVDGADAVAKAAELRPDVVLMDIRMPGLGGIEATRRLTEPPASPDADVRVLILTTFDLDEYVYEALRAGASGFLLKDASAAELAHAVRVVATGDALLAPAVTRRLITEFARLTRVPRAPLKDRVGGLTERETEVLSLIAQGLSNAEIAGRLVVAEQTVKTHVGRILTKLALRDRTQAAVFAYESGLVRPAGR, from the coding sequence GTGACGAACATCCGCGTGCTGATCGCCGACGACCAGGTCATGGTGCGCCAGGGCTTCACCGTGCTGCTCGACGCCGAGCCCGGCATCGAGGTCGTCGGCCAGGCGGTGGACGGCGCCGACGCCGTCGCGAAGGCCGCGGAACTGCGCCCGGACGTCGTACTGATGGACATCCGGATGCCCGGCCTCGGCGGCATCGAGGCCACCCGCCGCCTCACCGAGCCGCCGGCCTCGCCGGACGCCGACGTCCGGGTGCTGATCCTGACCACCTTCGACCTCGACGAGTACGTGTACGAGGCGCTGCGCGCGGGCGCGTCCGGGTTCCTGCTGAAGGACGCCTCGGCCGCGGAACTGGCCCACGCCGTACGGGTCGTCGCCACCGGCGACGCGCTGCTCGCCCCCGCCGTGACCCGGCGCCTGATCACCGAGTTCGCCCGGCTGACCCGCGTCCCGCGGGCCCCGCTCAAGGACCGCGTCGGCGGGCTGACGGAGCGCGAGACCGAGGTGCTGAGCCTCATCGCGCAGGGCCTGTCGAACGCGGAGATCGCCGGGCGGCTGGTGGTGGCGGAGCAGACGGTGAAGACCCACGTGGGCAGGATCCTCACCAAACTGGCCCTGCGCGACCGCACCCAGGCGGCGGTCTTCGCCTACGAGTCGGGTCTCGTCCGCCCCGCCGGCCGCTGA
- the dnaE gene encoding DNA polymerase III subunit alpha, with protein sequence MVGFAHVHVASGYSARYGAAHPEHLVRRAAERGMGALALTDRDTVTGLVRFVRACEKAGVRPVPGVDLAVAGVAPPPPGLRRRTPARGGAHVVEPPLRFVLLARDRAGWARLCRIVSAAHAGATGGTPPVVPWEALREHGGAGLVALLGPLSEPVRALAVGREDVAAKLLAPWREVFGDGLRLEAVAHKRAGDGPGSLRLAARTLALGDRAGATVVLSNAVRYADPAQHRLADVLDAARLLRPIDWRRLDSGQRWLKDERAMAAVARLVAECAGADVRRARRLLADTAATAAACTIDPEADLGLGRRHFPEAALFGAGPAAGGAARLLRRQCEAGMVRRGLDRDPAARTRLDEELTAISTLRYDSYFLAVGQVVADIRAKGIRVAARGSGAGSLVCHVLDIATANPLDHRLLFERFLSVRRNSLPDIDIDVESARRLECYDTIFDRFGRERVAVTAMPETYRARRALRDTGLALGIAPADVDRIAKSFPHLRAADITGALAELPELRPLAAEAHRYGPLWELAEGLDALVHGMAMHPCGVVISDATLLDRLPVQPTPQGDYPMAMAAKEEIEDLGNIKLDVLGVRMQSAMAHAVAEIEQATGNRIDLDDPEQVPLDDVFAFKLIQDSDTLGLFQLESPGQQDLLSRLKPRDPQDVIADISLFRPGPVAGGMPERYVAARHGGAPEYAHPDLEPVLADTYGVTIWHEQIIETFRVMTGCDRALGEIARRALGDGDRLPRVRDWFHRQARARGYDTAVRDEVWKTVEAFGAYGFCRAHAVAFAVPALQSAWLKAHYPAFLLAGLLEHDPGMWPKRVLVSDARRRGVPVLPVDVNRSRAKHTVEEAGPGRWGVRLALSAVHGISEDEGVRIEEGRPYTSLSDFWQRARPSRPVAERLAGIGALDSLDGLDEGRFTRRDLLLQIEELHRQSRARFAGGGQLPIGADAAGGTEPSGLPEMTGRESLSAELNTLGIDVSQHLMEHHHRLLREIGATDAAHLAGLRPGQQVLVAGVRAATQTPPIASGKRVIFVTLEDGSGLVDLAFFEDSHPACAHTVFHSGLLLVRGTVQVRGTRRTVVGTMAWDLDRIAAARRDDGPEAALALLGEDRPHPTPAQPRRTLTDGTAGARLHPYADLQPAGSRSADLKKFGYTSPGSAG encoded by the coding sequence ATGGTGGGCTTCGCCCACGTGCACGTCGCGTCCGGTTACTCCGCCCGCTACGGCGCGGCCCATCCGGAACACCTCGTCCGGCGGGCCGCCGAGCGCGGCATGGGAGCCCTCGCGCTGACCGACCGGGACACCGTCACCGGTCTCGTCCGGTTCGTACGGGCCTGCGAGAAGGCCGGGGTCCGGCCGGTGCCGGGGGTCGACCTGGCGGTGGCGGGCGTGGCGCCGCCGCCGCCCGGGCTGCGGCGGCGTACCCCGGCGCGGGGCGGGGCGCACGTGGTCGAGCCGCCGCTGCGGTTCGTGCTGCTCGCCCGGGACAGGGCGGGCTGGGCCCGGCTGTGCCGCATCGTGTCCGCCGCCCACGCCGGCGCGACCGGCGGCACCCCGCCGGTGGTGCCGTGGGAGGCGCTGCGCGAGCACGGCGGCGCCGGCCTGGTGGCCCTGCTCGGCCCGCTCTCCGAGCCGGTGCGGGCACTGGCGGTGGGGCGGGAGGACGTCGCGGCGAAGCTGCTGGCGCCGTGGCGGGAGGTCTTCGGGGACGGGCTCCGGCTGGAGGCCGTCGCCCACAAGCGGGCGGGCGACGGACCCGGGTCGCTGCGCCTCGCCGCCCGCACCCTGGCGCTGGGCGACCGCGCGGGCGCCACCGTCGTGCTCTCCAACGCCGTCCGCTACGCCGACCCCGCCCAGCACCGGCTCGCGGACGTCCTGGACGCCGCGCGGCTGCTGCGCCCGATCGACTGGCGCCGGCTGGACAGCGGGCAGCGCTGGCTCAAGGACGAGAGGGCGATGGCGGCCGTCGCGCGGCTGGTCGCCGAGTGCGCGGGAGCGGACGTACGGCGGGCGCGCCGCCTGCTGGCGGACACCGCCGCCACGGCCGCCGCGTGCACGATCGACCCCGAGGCGGACCTCGGGCTGGGACGGCGGCACTTCCCGGAGGCGGCGCTCTTCGGCGCCGGGCCCGCCGCCGGCGGCGCCGCGCGGCTGCTGCGCCGGCAGTGCGAGGCCGGCATGGTCCGGCGCGGCCTCGACCGCGACCCCGCGGCCCGTACCCGACTGGACGAGGAGCTGACGGCGATCTCCACGCTCCGCTACGACTCGTACTTCCTCGCCGTCGGCCAGGTCGTGGCCGACATCCGGGCCAAGGGCATCCGGGTCGCGGCCCGCGGCTCGGGCGCCGGCTCGCTGGTCTGCCACGTCCTGGACATCGCCACGGCCAACCCCCTCGACCACCGGCTGCTGTTCGAGCGCTTCCTGAGCGTCCGGCGCAACTCGCTGCCCGACATCGACATCGACGTGGAGTCGGCCCGGCGGCTGGAGTGCTACGACACGATCTTCGACCGGTTCGGCAGGGAACGGGTGGCGGTCACCGCCATGCCCGAGACCTACCGGGCGCGCAGGGCGCTACGGGACACCGGTCTCGCCCTCGGCATCGCGCCCGCCGACGTCGACCGGATCGCCAAGAGCTTCCCGCACCTGCGCGCCGCCGACATCACCGGCGCCCTCGCCGAACTGCCGGAACTGCGGCCACTGGCCGCCGAGGCGCACCGGTACGGCCCGCTGTGGGAACTCGCCGAGGGCCTCGACGCCCTCGTGCACGGCATGGCCATGCACCCGTGCGGCGTGGTCATCAGCGACGCCACCCTGCTGGACCGGCTGCCGGTGCAGCCCACCCCGCAGGGCGACTACCCCATGGCCATGGCCGCGAAGGAGGAGATCGAGGACCTCGGCAACATCAAACTCGACGTCCTGGGCGTGCGCATGCAGTCCGCGATGGCCCACGCCGTCGCGGAGATCGAACAGGCCACGGGCAACCGCATCGACCTGGACGACCCGGAGCAGGTGCCGCTCGACGACGTCTTCGCGTTCAAGCTCATCCAGGACAGCGACACCCTGGGCCTGTTCCAACTGGAGTCACCCGGCCAGCAGGACCTGCTGTCCCGGCTCAAGCCGCGCGACCCGCAGGACGTCATCGCGGACATCAGCCTCTTCCGCCCGGGCCCGGTCGCCGGCGGCATGCCCGAGCGCTACGTCGCCGCCCGCCACGGCGGCGCACCCGAGTACGCCCATCCCGACCTCGAACCGGTGCTCGCCGACACGTACGGCGTGACCATCTGGCACGAGCAGATCATCGAGACCTTCAGGGTGATGACCGGGTGCGACCGGGCCCTGGGGGAGATCGCCCGGCGCGCGCTCGGGGACGGGGACCGGCTGCCCCGGGTCAGGGACTGGTTCCACCGGCAGGCGCGTGCGCGCGGCTACGACACGGCCGTGCGGGACGAGGTATGGAAGACCGTCGAGGCCTTCGGCGCCTACGGCTTCTGCCGGGCCCACGCGGTCGCCTTCGCCGTCCCCGCGCTGCAGAGCGCCTGGCTCAAGGCGCACTACCCGGCGTTCCTGCTGGCCGGCCTGCTCGAACACGACCCCGGCATGTGGCCCAAGCGCGTCCTCGTCTCCGACGCCCGCCGGCGCGGCGTGCCGGTCCTGCCCGTCGACGTCAACCGCTCCCGGGCGAAGCACACCGTGGAGGAGGCCGGCCCGGGCCGGTGGGGGGTGCGGCTCGCGCTGTCCGCGGTGCACGGCATCAGCGAGGACGAGGGCGTACGGATCGAGGAGGGCCGGCCCTACACGTCGCTGTCGGACTTCTGGCAGCGGGCCCGTCCCAGCAGGCCGGTCGCCGAGCGCCTGGCCGGGATCGGCGCCCTGGACAGCCTCGACGGCCTCGATGAGGGTCGCTTCACCCGCCGCGACCTCCTGCTCCAGATCGAGGAGCTGCACCGGCAGTCCCGGGCCCGCTTCGCGGGCGGGGGCCAACTGCCCATCGGCGCGGACGCGGCCGGCGGGACGGAGCCGAGCGGGCTGCCGGAGATGACCGGACGCGAGAGCCTGAGCGCCGAACTGAACACCCTCGGCATCGACGTCTCCCAGCACCTGATGGAACACCACCACCGGCTGCTGCGCGAGATCGGCGCGACGGACGCGGCTCACCTCGCCGGCCTGCGCCCCGGTCAGCAGGTGCTCGTCGCCGGCGTGCGGGCCGCCACCCAGACCCCGCCGATCGCCAGCGGCAAGCGCGTCATCTTCGTCACGCTGGAGGACGGCTCCGGCCTGGTCGACCTGGCGTTCTTCGAGGACTCCCACCCGGCCTGCGCGCACACCGTCTTCCACAGCGGCCTGCTGCTGGTGCGCGGCACGGTCCAGGTGCGCGGCACCCGGCGCACCGTCGTCGGCACCATGGCCTGGGACCTGGACCGGATCGCCGCCGCCCGCCGCGACGACGGCCCCGAGGCCGCACTCGCCCTCCTGGGCGAGGACCGCCCGCACCCGACGCCCGCCCAGCCCCGCCGCACCCTGACCGACGGCACCGCGGGCGCCCGCCTGCACCCGTACGCCGACCTGCAGCCCGCCGGCAGCCGGTCGGCCGATCTGAAGAAGTTCGGCTACACCAGCCCGGGGAGCGCGGGATGA
- a CDS encoding ImpB/MucB/SamB family protein yields MTARLRHIAHLHLHASLSGERYGDVVELMSGVTPHVQEMPPDAVQLDLTSALRYFDLTPYDAVQLVKMRLKALYGIDSSAGLAGNRMLAAMAADASAPGATTCVPAGQAARWLSPRPVAALPGVGRATAEKLGRYGLHTVGQLAELPAVTLQRLLGVSQARLLGDRARGHDPRPVTPAEPAASLAAELVLDADCLDPVRHHRSVLELAERIGQRLRGEGQVAGRLTLVVRYADRSSTTRTRVVAEPTDHSPALAATALGLLAALGLQRARVRAYALRADHLLPAAGAYRQLSLDPGDVRARRAEAAADRARRRFGAGAVRPATLAIGEPPAAGWEARGPAGRR; encoded by the coding sequence ATGACCGCACGCCTGCGGCACATCGCGCACCTTCATCTGCACGCCTCGCTGAGCGGGGAGCGGTACGGGGACGTCGTCGAGCTGATGTCCGGCGTCACGCCGCACGTCCAGGAGATGCCGCCCGACGCCGTCCAGCTCGACCTGACCTCCGCGCTCCGGTACTTCGACCTGACGCCCTACGACGCGGTGCAGCTCGTGAAGATGAGGCTGAAGGCCCTCTACGGCATCGACAGCAGCGCAGGACTCGCGGGCAACCGCATGCTCGCGGCCATGGCGGCCGACGCGTCCGCGCCGGGCGCCACCACCTGCGTCCCCGCGGGGCAGGCGGCGCGGTGGCTGTCCCCGCGCCCGGTCGCCGCCCTCCCCGGGGTCGGCCGCGCGACCGCGGAGAAGCTCGGACGGTACGGCCTGCACACCGTCGGGCAGCTCGCCGAGCTGCCCGCGGTGACCCTGCAGCGGCTCCTCGGCGTCAGCCAGGCCCGCCTGCTCGGCGACCGCGCCCGCGGCCACGACCCGCGCCCGGTCACCCCCGCGGAACCGGCGGCGTCCCTGGCGGCGGAGCTCGTGCTGGACGCCGACTGCCTCGATCCCGTACGGCACCACCGGTCCGTGCTGGAACTCGCCGAGCGGATCGGCCAGCGCCTGCGCGGGGAGGGCCAGGTCGCCGGCCGCCTCACCCTCGTGGTGAGGTACGCCGACCGCAGCTCGACCACACGGACCCGGGTCGTCGCCGAACCCACCGACCACTCGCCGGCACTCGCCGCCACCGCCCTCGGCCTGCTGGCCGCCCTCGGGTTGCAGCGGGCGCGCGTACGGGCCTACGCGCTCCGCGCCGACCACCTGCTGCCGGCGGCCGGCGCGTACCGCCAGCTCTCGCTGGACCCCGGCGACGTCCGCGCCCGCCGCGCCGAGGCGGCCGCGGACCGGGCCCGCCGGCGCTTCGGCGCCGGGGCCGTCCGGCCCGCGACCCTGGCGATCGGGGAGCCGCCGGCGGCGGGATGGGAGGCGCGGGGACCGGCCGGCCGGCGGTGA
- a CDS encoding AMP-binding protein, with the protein MRETERAPGAGPRESGAAPGVHGADTRWELFPALRAAPERLALRFGGTALTYGELAAAADGVARRIGSARRVAVWATPEPATAVAVTAALVAGVAAVPLNPRIGVRELAHIVADSGPELVLAAPGAELPEALAGVERVDVAAGVAADVPDLPDLPAAPEAPAAPPVAGSPTGARTPAPRPGTTAPGPGTAALVVYTSGTTGPPKGVVLPQRAVAATLDDLAEVWGWTERDTVVHALPLFHVHGLVLGVLGPLRRGGAVHHVGRFAPETVAAALAAGGTMLFGVPTMYHRLADALDAEPATAPGSTGSTAGTSLAAALARARLLVSGSAALPVADHRRLTAATGRRVVERYGMTETLMNTSVRPDDPDGTGSVGVPLPSVAARLVDDVGAELTAYDGETVGEIEVRGPNLFTGYLNRPEATAAAFRDGWFRTGDMAVRDAAGRFRIVGRRATDLIKSGGYKIGAGEIENALLEHPAVAEAAVTAEPDPDLGERIVAWVVPDGTPPSAAELSSYVAEHLAPHKRPRKVHFLDALPRNDMGKVLKRALGG; encoded by the coding sequence ATGCGGGAGACGGAGAGGGCCCCGGGGGCGGGGCCGCGGGAGTCCGGGGCGGCGCCGGGGGTACACGGGGCGGACACGCGGTGGGAGTTGTTCCCGGCGCTGCGTGCCGCGCCCGAGCGGCTCGCGCTGCGCTTCGGCGGCACCGCCCTGACGTACGGCGAGCTGGCCGCGGCGGCGGACGGCGTCGCCCGGCGGATCGGGAGCGCCCGGCGGGTGGCGGTCTGGGCGACGCCGGAGCCCGCGACCGCGGTGGCGGTGACGGCGGCGCTGGTGGCGGGCGTGGCGGCGGTGCCGCTCAACCCCCGCATCGGGGTACGGGAGCTGGCGCACATCGTGGCCGACAGCGGGCCGGAGCTGGTGCTCGCGGCGCCGGGGGCGGAGCTGCCGGAGGCGCTGGCGGGAGTGGAGCGGGTGGACGTGGCGGCGGGCGTCGCGGCGGACGTACCTGACCTGCCGGACCTACCAGCCGCGCCGGAAGCACCGGCCGCGCCGCCGGTGGCCGGCTCCCCCACCGGAGCCCGGACCCCGGCCCCCCGGCCCGGCACCACCGCCCCCGGGCCCGGGACCGCCGCGCTCGTCGTCTACACCTCCGGCACGACCGGCCCGCCCAAGGGCGTCGTGCTGCCGCAGCGGGCGGTGGCCGCGACGCTCGACGACCTCGCGGAGGTCTGGGGCTGGACGGAGCGGGACACGGTGGTGCACGCGCTGCCGCTGTTCCACGTGCACGGGCTGGTGCTCGGCGTGCTGGGCCCGCTGCGCCGCGGCGGCGCCGTGCACCACGTGGGGCGCTTCGCGCCGGAGACGGTGGCGGCGGCGCTGGCCGCGGGCGGCACCATGCTGTTCGGGGTGCCGACGATGTACCACCGGCTGGCCGACGCCCTCGACGCGGAGCCGGCGACCGCGCCCGGGAGCACGGGGAGCACCGCCGGTACGTCCCTGGCCGCCGCCCTCGCCCGCGCCCGGCTGCTGGTCTCCGGCTCCGCGGCGCTGCCGGTGGCGGACCACCGCCGCCTCACCGCGGCGACCGGCCGCCGGGTCGTGGAGCGCTACGGCATGACGGAGACGCTGATGAACACCAGCGTCCGCCCCGACGACCCGGACGGCACCGGCAGCGTCGGCGTGCCCCTGCCGTCCGTCGCCGCCCGGCTGGTCGACGACGTGGGGGCCGAACTCACCGCGTACGACGGGGAGACGGTCGGCGAGATCGAGGTCCGCGGCCCGAACCTCTTCACCGGCTACCTCAACCGCCCCGAGGCGACGGCGGCGGCGTTCCGCGACGGCTGGTTCCGCACCGGCGACATGGCGGTACGGGACGCGGCCGGCCGCTTCCGCATCGTCGGCCGCCGCGCCACGGACCTCATCAAGTCCGGCGGCTACAAGATCGGCGCCGGGGAGATCGAGAACGCGCTGCTGGAGCACCCGGCCGTCGCCGAGGCGGCGGTCACCGCGGAGCCGGACCCGGACCTGGGTGAGCGCATCGTCGCCTGGGTGGTCCCGGACGGCACGCCGCCGTCCGCCGCGGAGCTGTCGTCCTACGTGGCCGAGCACCTGGCGCCGCACAAGCGCCCCCGTAAGGTCCACTTCCTCGACGCCCTGCCCCGCAACGACATGGGCAAGGTCCTCAAGCGCGCCCTGGGGGGCTGA